A part of Pseudobacteroides sp. genomic DNA contains:
- a CDS encoding GH36-type glycosyl hydrolase domain-containing protein, translating to MKFGYFDDKSREYVINTPKTPYPWINYLGSDDMFGLISNTAGGYCFYKDARLRRITRYRYNNIPLDNGGRYFYIKDGSEYYSPSWMPVKKDLDSYECRHGLGYTKIKGVKNNLETEITYTIPLEDNVEIHRVSLKNTGSSAKEVSLFSFIEFCLFNAYDDMTNYQRTYSIGAVDVDGSVIYHKTDYRERRNHFAFYSVNTPIDGFDTDRDTFLGQFNGLHEPEVVAEGKSRNSVATGWNPIASHGLNVKLAPNEEKVFVFVLGYVENKPEEKWAAKGVINKTKALAMIEKYKDNNAVEKALADLAKHWEELLSKYSVESNDEKLNRMVNIWNPYQCMTTFNMSRSASFFETGIGRGMGFRDSNQDLLGFVHQIPHKAKQRILDIAATQFEDGSAYHQYQPLTKKGNNEIGSGFNDDPLWLILATTAYIKETGDMSILDEQVPYDCNPNNTGTLLEHLEKSFTYTLNNLGPHGLPLIGRADWNDCLNLNCFSTNPDESFQTCQNKQGRTAESVFIGGMFVYIGKEYAQLFEKLGNKEKSQSITKEVEKMKECVETHGYDKDWFLRAYDFYGNKVGSDENEEGKIFIEPQGFCVMAGIGVESGKALRAMESVDKYLNTKYGCVLQNPAYSEYHVNLGEISSYPPGYKENAGIFCHNNPWIMIAETVLGRGEKAFEYYSKIAPAYIEDISEIHKMEPYVYAQMIAGKDAVKPGEAKNSWLTGTAAWNYEAITKWILGVRPDYDGLVIDPCVPKDWDNIKIKRVFRDTVYNITIKNPSHVNKGVKKVIIDGVEKEGNFVPAVTDKGAHNIEVIMG from the coding sequence ATGAAGTTTGGTTACTTTGATGATAAGAGCAGGGAATATGTAATAAATACGCCCAAAACTCCATATCCCTGGATAAATTACCTTGGAAGCGATGACATGTTCGGACTTATTTCAAACACAGCGGGCGGTTACTGCTTTTATAAGGATGCAAGGCTTAGAAGAATAACAAGATATAGATATAACAATATTCCTCTTGATAACGGGGGAAGATATTTCTATATTAAGGATGGCAGTGAATATTATTCACCAAGCTGGATGCCTGTAAAAAAGGATCTTGACAGCTATGAATGCAGACATGGTCTGGGTTATACAAAGATTAAAGGTGTTAAAAACAACCTCGAGACTGAGATTACTTACACTATACCGCTGGAAGATAATGTAGAAATACATAGAGTATCCTTAAAGAATACAGGCAGCAGTGCAAAAGAAGTTTCACTTTTTTCATTCATTGAGTTCTGTTTATTTAATGCATACGATGATATGACAAACTATCAGAGGACATACAGCATCGGTGCGGTTGATGTAGACGGAAGTGTAATTTATCATAAAACAGACTACAGAGAAAGACGTAATCATTTTGCTTTCTATAGTGTGAATACACCAATAGACGGTTTTGATACTGATAGAGATACTTTCTTAGGTCAGTTCAACGGTTTACATGAGCCTGAAGTAGTTGCTGAAGGAAAATCAAGAAATTCAGTAGCTACAGGATGGAACCCTATTGCATCCCATGGGCTTAATGTTAAACTTGCTCCAAACGAAGAGAAGGTTTTTGTATTCGTTTTAGGATATGTTGAAAACAAGCCGGAAGAAAAATGGGCAGCCAAGGGAGTTATAAACAAGACTAAAGCTTTGGCTATGATTGAAAAGTATAAGGACAACAATGCGGTTGAAAAGGCATTAGCTGATTTGGCTAAGCATTGGGAAGAATTGCTTTCAAAATACTCAGTAGAAAGCAATGATGAAAAGTTAAACAGAATGGTTAATATATGGAATCCATACCAGTGTATGACTACATTTAACATGTCAAGAAGTGCTTCATTCTTTGAAACCGGTATAGGCAGAGGTATGGGCTTTAGAGATTCCAACCAGGACCTTCTCGGTTTTGTTCACCAGATACCGCATAAAGCAAAACAGAGAATACTTGACATTGCTGCTACACAGTTCGAGGATGGAAGTGCATATCACCAGTACCAGCCTCTTACTAAAAAAGGTAACAATGAAATCGGTTCAGGATTTAATGATGATCCACTGTGGCTGATTTTGGCTACTACAGCGTATATTAAGGAAACCGGCGACATGTCAATTCTAGATGAGCAGGTTCCATACGACTGTAACCCAAATAACACCGGTACATTACTTGAGCATCTTGAAAAATCATTCACTTACACATTAAATAACTTGGGACCTCACGGACTGCCGCTTATAGGTAGAGCAGACTGGAATGACTGCCTGAACCTCAATTGCTTCTCAACAAACCCTGACGAGTCCTTCCAGACTTGCCAGAACAAACAGGGAAGAACTGCAGAGTCAGTGTTTATTGGCGGTATGTTCGTTTATATAGGGAAAGAATATGCACAGCTCTTTGAAAAATTGGGAAATAAGGAAAAGAGCCAGAGCATAACTAAAGAAGTTGAAAAGATGAAGGAATGCGTAGAAACTCATGGTTATGACAAGGATTGGTTCCTGCGTGCTTATGACTTCTATGGCAACAAAGTCGGAAGCGATGAAAACGAAGAGGGCAAAATCTTTATTGAGCCGCAGGGTTTCTGCGTAATGGCAGGAATAGGTGTTGAAAGCGGAAAGGCTTTAAGAGCTATGGAATCCGTTGACAAGTACCTCAACACAAAATATGGTTGTGTATTGCAGAATCCGGCATACAGCGAATACCATGTAAACCTTGGAGAAATTTCTTCATATCCTCCAGGTTATAAGGAAAATGCAGGTATATTCTGTCATAACAATCCGTGGATAATGATTGCTGAAACGGTTTTAGGCAGAGGAGAAAAGGCTTTTGAATATTATTCAAAAATTGCTCCTGCATACATTGAAGATATCAGTGAAATTCACAAGATGGAGCCATATGTTTACGCACAGATGATTGCCGGTAAGGATGCTGTTAAGCCTGGTGAAGCAAAGAATTCATGGCTCACAGGTACAGCTGCATGGAACTATGAAGCAATCACAAAATGGATATTGGGCGTAAGGCCTGATTACGATGGACTCGTTATCGATCCATGCGTGCCTAAGGATTGGGATAACATCAAGATAAAGAGGGTATTTAGGGATACAGTATATAATATCACTATAAAGAACCCAAGTCATGTTAATAAGGGCGTTAAGAAGGTTATAATCGATGGAGTTGAGAAAGAGGGTAACTTTGTTCCTGCTGTGACAGATAAAGGAGCTCATAATATTGAAGTTATAATGGGATAA
- a CDS encoding glycoside hydrolase family 9 protein — translation MKKSGKYSGKVGIFFIMLALITSILPSNAEVFAASYDYSTALRYAIEFYDANKCGKDAVVDNIFDWRTGPCHITDGVDVGLDLTGGYHDAGDHVKFGLPQGYAASVMGWSIYEFRDVFDATGNTEKMLSQLKYFTDYFLRCHPNPTTFYYQFGDGIIDHQYWGAPELQVGDRPTLYVANPSNPATDVVGEAVAALALMYLNYKSTDSAYADKCLKAAKELYQLCKASPKIGDYQFFYQSTSMYDDLAWGAIWLYVAEKDQQYMTEAKEYALKKNINQEDPLKNKWTMCWDNMYLPVHLKIAELTGDPVFKTSVEFNLDYWLNTVDKTPAGLRVLHYWGVLRYAAAESMIAFLYNRVSPNQKYLDFAQSQMDYILGKNPANMSYEIGFGNRWSSFVHHRAAQGGQGYENNADKTPAKYVLRGALIGGPDKTDTFKESVDEYQYTEVAIDYNAAFVGALAGMAKHFGAQTSIKPSPTQTVSPKPSGENKYTITGYISLDFQVSSQSSQFIKEGFRVEIPNVGIYAQTNSNGYFELSGVPVSTIGHTIAISKKNFLKREIGKVVVTGNVQISNSTSPILMWIGDTNGDGAINMSDIMAYAMVFNSTSGDGKYKQDLDVNQDGAINMSDIITVAKHFSASTSSYN, via the coding sequence ATGAAAAAATCAGGCAAGTATTCTGGAAAGGTTGGCATATTTTTTATTATGCTGGCTTTAATCACATCTATTTTGCCTAGTAATGCGGAGGTGTTTGCAGCAAGCTATGACTATTCCACTGCACTTAGGTATGCCATCGAATTTTATGATGCAAACAAGTGCGGTAAAGATGCTGTGGTTGATAACATCTTTGATTGGAGGACAGGCCCCTGTCATATCACTGACGGTGTAGATGTTGGACTGGATCTGACAGGCGGTTATCATGATGCAGGTGACCATGTAAAGTTCGGCTTGCCGCAAGGGTATGCGGCTTCAGTTATGGGATGGTCAATTTATGAGTTTAGGGATGTGTTTGATGCTACTGGAAATACTGAAAAAATGCTTTCACAGCTAAAATACTTTACAGACTATTTTTTAAGATGTCACCCAAACCCTACAACCTTTTATTATCAGTTTGGGGACGGTATAATAGACCACCAGTATTGGGGAGCACCAGAGCTTCAGGTAGGTGACAGGCCAACCCTTTATGTTGCCAATCCCAGCAACCCTGCAACTGATGTTGTTGGAGAAGCTGTTGCGGCATTAGCCCTCATGTACTTAAACTATAAAAGCACAGATTCTGCATATGCCGATAAATGCTTGAAGGCAGCAAAGGAGCTTTACCAGCTTTGTAAGGCGTCACCCAAAATAGGGGACTATCAATTCTTTTACCAGTCAACAAGCATGTATGATGATTTGGCATGGGGGGCAATCTGGCTCTATGTAGCAGAAAAGGACCAACAGTACATGACTGAAGCAAAGGAATACGCCCTAAAGAAAAATATAAACCAAGAAGACCCGTTGAAAAACAAATGGACCATGTGCTGGGACAATATGTATCTACCAGTACATTTAAAAATTGCAGAATTAACAGGTGACCCTGTATTTAAGACATCAGTGGAGTTCAATCTGGATTATTGGCTAAATACAGTAGACAAGACTCCTGCAGGCTTAAGGGTTCTACATTATTGGGGAGTTTTGAGGTATGCAGCAGCAGAATCCATGATTGCATTCTTATACAACAGGGTATCTCCAAATCAGAAGTACTTGGATTTTGCACAATCCCAGATGGATTATATACTTGGCAAAAATCCGGCCAACATGTCTTATGAAATAGGTTTTGGAAACAGATGGTCATCATTTGTACACCACAGGGCAGCACAAGGGGGACAGGGATATGAAAATAATGCAGATAAGACACCTGCAAAATATGTATTAAGGGGTGCGTTAATAGGAGGACCTGATAAAACAGATACCTTTAAAGAAAGTGTAGATGAGTATCAATATACTGAGGTTGCAATAGACTACAACGCAGCATTTGTGGGAGCATTAGCCGGAATGGCTAAGCATTTCGGAGCACAGACAAGTATTAAGCCTTCACCCACACAGACAGTATCTCCAAAGCCATCGGGAGAAAATAAATATACAATTACAGGATATATATCCCTTGATTTCCAGGTTTCCAGCCAATCTTCACAATTTATAAAGGAAGGATTCAGGGTTGAGATACCAAATGTAGGTATTTATGCACAAACCAATTCAAACGGCTACTTTGAGCTTTCCGGTGTTCCTGTAAGTACAATCGGACATACCATAGCGATAAGTAAGAAAAACTTTTTAAAGAGAGAAATTGGAAAGGTCGTAGTAACAGGTAATGTGCAGATATCAAACAGCACTTCTCCAATATTGATGTGGATTGGGGATACTAATGGAGATGGAGCAATCAATATGTCGGATATTATGGCCTATGCCATGGTTTTTAACAGTACATCAGGGGATGGAAAATATAAGCAGGATTTGGATGTGAACCAGGACGGGGCAATAAATATGAGTGATATAATAACAGTAGCAAAGCACTTTAGTGCATCAACTTCCAGCTATAATTAA
- a CDS encoding PspC domain-containing protein yields MNKKLYLSDTDKKLVGVCGGIAEYLGIDSTLVRLIWVILTVFAGLSILFYLAAWVIIPRKYFSSDKTW; encoded by the coding sequence ATGAATAAAAAATTATATCTTTCGGATACTGATAAAAAATTAGTAGGAGTGTGCGGCGGAATAGCTGAATACCTTGGAATAGACTCAACGCTCGTAAGGCTTATTTGGGTAATACTCACAGTATTTGCCGGACTCTCGATACTATTCTATTTGGCAGCCTGGGTCATTATACCTAGAAAGTACTTTTCATCTGACAAAACATGGTAG
- a CDS encoding tetratricopeptide repeat protein, with translation MKKSIILLCILLIPMFLQGCTDSIRANSYKAQADKYFEQGDHKNALAYYDKALDESSKKIGALGGKAKALEALGKYDEALKVCDNAIKVDPKAADIYNTKGNILSDKSEFEEALENYKSANKIEPDNAVYINNISYALNMLERYQDSIEYSDKAIEKDPRLSMAFINKGYALEGLDKPSEALELYDKAIKYDPKNIRAYIYKGDILNNESRYNEAIEMYDKAINISKDKGDIDALTGKGDALCNMGKYEDSIKCFDKAIDAAPDNHEIYIFKGRSLYYLGKYKESVECLDKALAINEKSSYAKLWKAKNFTMNEEYEKAEKLCKQVLNDDSSNSFAYDVKGCIYLNQSRFKEAIAMFEKAISIEPDYIDAIVDRISASFYMKNYDECIALSKKELKRFPENIDILWYLGDSYSYINLHKEAIDCYKKILNINPDYEQILALTACEYYILQDYKSSEGYNDKALKINKSNKTAIKLKEELEKRKLPESRQIWDFIKENYLYLDKAKDYEKKSKNFTAKKEITIKDIEAFIKSIRARDDTFTFVVSGKDYDEIMSMDNSNHIITKSTAKDIFYVGINSFTSNTSREFKKAIGKIDKPEQKNLIIDLRDNSGGLTKAANEILDMLLPKCATSYLIYRDGYMDSYYSDDNLVKFKKIFVFTNERSASSSELLALGLKKYLPNVTIVGRPTFGKGVGQTVYENKSKKYLIYLVSFYWNVKEKNIMGQKITPDVRVRGNNTDTFIRVVEKQIKK, from the coding sequence ATGAAGAAAAGTATTATATTGTTGTGTATTCTGTTAATTCCCATGTTTCTTCAAGGTTGTACAGATAGTATAAGGGCCAATTCTTACAAGGCACAAGCTGATAAATACTTTGAACAGGGGGATCATAAAAATGCCCTTGCTTACTACGACAAGGCACTAGATGAAAGCTCAAAAAAGATAGGAGCATTGGGTGGAAAGGCAAAGGCCCTTGAAGCCTTGGGAAAGTATGATGAAGCCTTAAAGGTATGTGATAATGCAATTAAGGTTGACCCCAAAGCGGCAGACATATACAACACCAAAGGAAATATATTGTCGGATAAATCAGAGTTTGAAGAGGCGTTGGAAAACTATAAGTCTGCCAATAAAATTGAGCCTGATAATGCGGTTTACATTAATAATATTTCTTATGCCTTAAATATGCTTGAAAGATACCAGGATTCTATAGAGTATAGTGATAAGGCAATAGAGAAAGATCCCAGGCTTTCCATGGCATTTATAAATAAGGGCTATGCTTTGGAGGGCCTTGATAAGCCGTCAGAAGCTTTAGAACTGTATGATAAGGCAATTAAGTACGACCCGAAAAATATTAGAGCTTATATATACAAAGGGGATATACTCAATAACGAATCAAGGTATAATGAAGCCATTGAAATGTACGATAAAGCTATTAATATTAGCAAGGACAAGGGAGATATTGATGCACTTACGGGTAAGGGAGACGCCCTTTGCAATATGGGGAAATATGAAGACTCCATTAAATGTTTTGACAAGGCGATTGATGCAGCACCGGACAATCATGAAATCTACATATTTAAAGGTCGTTCTTTATACTATTTGGGGAAATACAAGGAGTCTGTTGAATGTCTGGACAAGGCATTGGCTATTAATGAAAAATCGTCCTATGCCAAGCTTTGGAAGGCAAAAAATTTTACAATGAACGAAGAATATGAAAAAGCGGAGAAATTGTGCAAGCAGGTTTTAAATGACGACAGCAGCAATTCATTTGCATATGATGTCAAAGGATGCATTTATTTAAATCAGAGCAGGTTTAAAGAAGCCATAGCAATGTTTGAAAAGGCGATATCAATAGAGCCGGACTATATTGATGCAATAGTAGATAGAATAAGTGCCAGTTTCTATATGAAGAACTATGATGAGTGCATAGCTCTTTCAAAGAAGGAGCTAAAAAGGTTCCCTGAAAATATTGATATTTTGTGGTACTTAGGAGATAGTTACTCATATATAAACCTTCATAAAGAAGCAATTGACTGTTATAAGAAAATCCTCAATATTAATCCTGATTATGAACAGATTTTGGCGTTGACAGCTTGTGAATATTATATTTTACAGGACTATAAAAGTTCTGAAGGGTACAATGATAAAGCCTTGAAGATAAATAAAAGCAATAAAACAGCAATAAAGCTTAAAGAAGAGTTAGAAAAAAGGAAGCTGCCTGAAAGCAGACAGATTTGGGATTTTATTAAAGAGAACTATCTTTATTTGGACAAGGCTAAGGATTACGAAAAAAAATCAAAGAATTTTACGGCCAAAAAGGAAATAACTATTAAGGATATTGAGGCGTTTATTAAATCAATTAGGGCTCGAGATGATACTTTTACGTTTGTTGTTTCAGGGAAGGATTATGATGAGATTATGAGTATGGATAATTCCAACCATATCATAACTAAATCTACGGCAAAAGATATATTTTATGTAGGAATAAATTCATTTACCTCCAATACTTCGAGAGAGTTTAAAAAGGCTATTGGCAAGATAGATAAGCCGGAGCAAAAGAATCTAATTATAGACCTTAGGGATAATAGCGGCGGGTTAACCAAGGCGGCCAATGAAATCCTCGATATGCTGCTCCCTAAATGTGCTACAAGCTACCTCATATATCGCGATGGCTATATGGATTCCTATTACTCGGATGATAACCTTGTGAAATTTAAAAAAATTTTTGTTTTTACAAATGAGAGATCAGCCAGCAGTTCAGAGCTTCTTGCATTAGGCCTTAAGAAATATTTACCGAATGTAACCATCGTAGGAAGGCCTACTTTTGGAAAAGGTGTGGGCCAGACAGTATATGAAAATAAATCAAAGAAATACTTGATATATCTTGTCTCATTCTACTGGAATGTCAAAGAGAAAAATATTATGGGTCAGAAAATTACGCCTGATGTGAGGGTTAGAGGAAATAATACCGATACTTTTATAAGAGTGGTTGAAAAGCAAATTAAGAAATGA
- a CDS encoding ATPase, T2SS/T4P/T4SS family: MKVNNVEEFKKISKEMDEILNDIDKYQRLYNVDRREAEKEIQRYTGYKDKAALGRKEVRAHIINQYVIILKQLYKLDDDGINRFIDFRELKNNSAQVIFEMLIELYDISEIINKYHLYIRVLEKDIWKIAVSEEAYIKYSFDLTKKLKLLATFIYADVYGQDVIDSLQHHKISEIGIIDKDYVYIVYKGNKLHLEFLRFEDENVILNIQKKTTRNAVLNYDKSNPTLVTSKDNSSRITVAGFNATAEGDLYYNERIFNLSKITLEEMRDSYNTINELVFRFLSMNQKGRGSHFVTGSDMGVGKSTFLLAMMEKIPDMWGIGILDTQNELQARKKYPWKNVLTLIENPDRTIAQLFEIMLKMARDVIYVGEITKPAEVAELVNSSLRLNAGVGATLHSKTPFEVVTNLRNLMMRTEMYNNSDVAEADIARGLDLVVHLAKLENGRIIVDSIVEIEYVEQETFISPVVEGRFKDLLYNLAKMAQYAVLKYIYRKSYRYNVIIQYDRNKNDWIALNPPSKDYFSKIGRYVSEEEINEFMNYFSRCKDGQ; encoded by the coding sequence TTGAAGGTTAATAATGTTGAAGAATTTAAAAAGATATCAAAGGAAATGGATGAGATATTAAATGATATAGATAAATATCAGAGACTTTATAACGTTGACAGGCGAGAGGCAGAGAAAGAGATTCAACGCTATACCGGCTATAAGGACAAAGCGGCATTAGGAAGAAAAGAGGTAAGGGCACATATTATAAATCAGTATGTAATCATTTTAAAGCAGCTTTATAAGCTCGATGATGATGGCATTAACAGGTTTATAGACTTCAGGGAACTTAAGAATAATAGTGCTCAGGTAATATTCGAAATGCTTATTGAGCTGTATGACATATCTGAAATAATCAATAAATATCACCTTTATATAAGAGTTCTGGAAAAGGATATATGGAAAATCGCAGTTTCAGAAGAGGCATATATCAAGTACAGCTTTGACCTTACAAAGAAGCTGAAGCTCCTTGCAACATTTATTTATGCAGATGTTTACGGGCAGGATGTAATTGATTCGCTGCAGCATCATAAAATCAGTGAAATAGGCATAATAGACAAGGATTATGTTTATATAGTTTATAAGGGGAACAAGCTGCATTTGGAGTTTTTGAGGTTTGAAGATGAAAACGTCATTCTAAACATTCAAAAGAAGACAACGAGAAATGCAGTACTAAACTATGATAAGAGCAATCCCACCCTCGTTACATCAAAGGATAACAGCAGCCGTATTACTGTAGCCGGATTTAACGCTACAGCAGAAGGCGACCTTTATTACAACGAAAGAATATTCAATCTTTCAAAAATTACTTTGGAGGAAATGAGGGACTCATACAACACCATAAATGAGCTTGTGTTCAGATTCCTTTCCATGAACCAAAAGGGCAGGGGTTCTCATTTTGTGACAGGCTCTGATATGGGTGTTGGAAAATCTACATTCCTATTGGCTATGATGGAAAAGATACCTGATATGTGGGGGATCGGAATACTTGATACCCAGAATGAGCTTCAGGCTAGGAAAAAGTATCCATGGAAGAATGTCCTGACCCTTATTGAAAACCCCGACAGAACTATTGCCCAGCTCTTTGAAATAATGCTGAAAATGGCCAGGGATGTAATATACGTAGGTGAGATAACAAAACCGGCGGAGGTAGCAGAGCTTGTGAACTCTAGCTTGAGGCTTAATGCAGGTGTCGGAGCTACTCTTCACTCAAAGACCCCCTTTGAGGTGGTTACAAACCTTAGAAACCTCATGATGCGAACTGAGATGTACAACAACAGCGATGTGGCAGAGGCCGATATTGCAAGAGGTCTTGATCTGGTAGTGCACCTTGCGAAGCTTGAAAACGGACGGATTATAGTTGATAGTATTGTAGAAATAGAGTATGTTGAGCAGGAGACATTTATTTCCCCAGTTGTGGAGGGCAGATTTAAGGATCTTTTGTACAACCTAGCAAAGATGGCACAATATGCCGTACTGAAGTATATATACAGGAAGAGCTACAGGTACAATGTAATAATTCAGTACGACAGGAATAAGAACGATTGGATTGCATTAAATCCTCCTTCAAAAGATTATTTCTCAAAAATAGGCAGGTATGTAAGTGAAGAGGAGATTAATGAATTCATGAATTACTTTTCAAGATGCAAAGATGGACAATAA
- a CDS encoding serine/threonine-protein kinase, which translates to MNYNGLFDGKYRILRPLGQGGMSTVYLAENVKLGTLWAIKEINKNSRIDILIEPNILKRLNHPALPRIFDIIEDDENIYIIVDYIDGTSLDVDLGRAGKYPEEKVIEFALDICDVLSYLHNQKPNPIIYRDMKPGNIILTNDGSIKLIDFGIAREYKEESNFDTVYIGTRGYAAPEQYGSGQTNERTDIYSLGVTLYHLVTGKSPNDPPYEIKSIRLYDSSLSEKLDSVINRCTRQDPNERYGSIAELVIDLKKAGKRSSNHSIDNIIGRKEVARQTHISFKKLVLSVLGNSEFAAEAAYVITNLTDLKVILINLDFISSNLDLNLNLVPKLDKYVSSRDENYGFNMIKEAMERNFFSQDVLEKACINIENSSNLYVLTDPYDIYNYEKYKDLDVEKLVEYSYRTFDVTILCLNSSIHDLYSKSALIKSDYNLIASGANIDELRGFEGYFQYMKDRNDISLDKIRLIAFDYKKDVNLPQNVLSGFFGGNKHIGTINYHMDRERYRNVNSFYAKIALEKQSQEYLNILSHLNIIPKRTLGNKIGGLIGSIFGKG; encoded by the coding sequence ATGAATTATAATGGGCTTTTTGATGGAAAATACCGTATTCTAAGGCCCCTTGGACAAGGCGGCATGAGTACTGTCTATCTTGCTGAGAATGTTAAGCTCGGGACTCTGTGGGCTATTAAGGAAATAAACAAAAACTCCAGAATAGATATTCTGATTGAGCCTAACATACTTAAGAGGCTAAATCATCCTGCACTCCCAAGAATCTTTGACATAATTGAGGATGATGAAAACATTTATATAATCGTAGATTATATTGATGGAACTTCCCTTGATGTGGACCTTGGCAGGGCTGGGAAATATCCAGAAGAAAAGGTCATTGAGTTTGCACTTGACATTTGTGATGTCCTCAGCTATCTGCATAATCAAAAGCCCAACCCGATAATCTACAGGGACATGAAGCCGGGAAATATAATTTTGACAAATGATGGATCCATAAAACTCATTGACTTCGGTATTGCCAGGGAGTATAAAGAGGAATCCAACTTTGATACCGTCTACATCGGAACAAGAGGATACGCCGCACCAGAGCAGTATGGCAGCGGTCAAACCAATGAAAGGACTGATATTTACAGCCTTGGAGTGACATTGTATCACCTTGTGACAGGGAAAAGCCCAAATGATCCTCCATATGAGATAAAATCCATAAGGCTTTATGACAGCAGCTTATCGGAGAAGCTGGACAGCGTCATTAACAGGTGCACAAGGCAGGACCCGAATGAAAGATACGGGAGCATTGCCGAGCTCGTAATTGATCTTAAAAAAGCTGGTAAAAGAAGCAGTAACCATAGTATCGACAATATAATTGGCAGAAAAGAAGTTGCTAGACAAACGCATATTAGCTTTAAGAAGTTAGTGCTAAGTGTTCTGGGAAATTCGGAGTTTGCTGCTGAAGCGGCTTATGTAATAACAAATCTGACGGACTTAAAGGTAATATTAATTAATTTAGATTTCATATCATCCAATCTCGACTTAAATCTTAATCTTGTACCTAAACTTGATAAATATGTTTCTTCCAGAGATGAAAATTACGGATTTAATATGATTAAGGAAGCGATGGAACGAAATTTTTTCAGTCAGGATGTCTTGGAAAAAGCCTGCATAAATATTGAGAATTCAAGTAATCTATATGTCCTTACAGACCCTTATGACATATACAATTATGAAAAGTATAAGGATTTAGATGTTGAGAAGCTTGTTGAATACTCATACAGAACCTTTGATGTTACAATTTTATGTCTGAACAGTTCAATACATGATCTGTACAGCAAATCAGCACTAATAAAGAGTGATTATAATCTCATTGCTTCTGGAGCAAACATAGATGAGTTAAGGGGTTTTGAGGGGTATTTTCAGTATATGAAGGATAGGAATGACATTTCTCTAGACAAGATCAGGCTTATTGCATTTGACTACAAGAAGGATGTTAACCTTCCGCAAAATGTGCTCAGCGGCTTCTTTGGAGGAAATAAGCATATAGGTACTATCAATTACCATATGGATAGAGAGAGGTATAGAAACGTCAACTCATTCTATGCTAAAATCGCTTTGGAAAAACAGTCTCAGGAATATCTTAATATATTATCACATCTTAATATAATTCCTAAAAGGACTTTAGGCAATAAAATAGGCGGCCTCATAGGATCAATTTTCGGGAAGGGCTAG